TACTATATGTAAAAGATTTGTTGCCCTACTTGGATCATGAAGAAAATTTTGAGTGGCAAAAGCTATTACACAAAGGCTTCTTTGTGCCAGAGAGCAAAAAAATAGATACTCTTCTTAAAGAGTTTCAGGAGAAACGCGTGCACATGGCTATTGTAGTAGATGAGTACGGTGGAACTTCTGGCCTGATTACCTTAGAAGATATTATTGAGGAGATTGTCGGCGAAATTAATGATGAGTTTGACGATAATGATGTACGTTACAATAAACTGGATGATAATACCTACGTTTTTGAAGGGCGTACATCGCTCAACGATTTTTGTAAAATAGTAGATGAGGACAGCTCTTTGTTTGAGAGTGTTAAAGGTGAGAGTGAGTCTTTAGGTGGACTGTTACTGGAAATTCATTCTAAACTACCTCGTGCCGGAGAGAAGATTTACTACGATACTTATGTTTTTACGGTGGTAGCAGTAGACAATAAACGTATTAAAAGAATACGTGTATTTAAAAAAGAAGCTGCTGCCACACAGAAGAACAGTATTGATACTTCCATCAACAGAAGTTAGACTGATTTTACAAAACCATATTTTTACAACAAAACGGGCACCTGCTGCCCTTAAATTTTTTTAAAGCATGGAACTGCATTTTAGAAGCATGGGTGAAGGACAACCTATGGTTATTTTGCATGGTGTATTTGGTACTTCTGATAACCTCCAGACGCTAGGCAAGCAATTGGCCGAAAAGTATCAGGTATACTTGGTAGATCAACGCAATCATGGGGCTTCTCCTCATAGCGAGGAGTTTTCGTATGAGGCAATGGCTGAAGATTTACATCACTTAATTCAAAAGCAGCAGCTAGAAAACCCTATTATTTTGGGCCATTCTATGGGAGGCAAAGTAGCGATGTTCTATGCTACCCAGTACCCAGAAGAGTTTGACAAGCTTATAGTGGTAGATATAGCTCCCAAAGCTTATCCGGTACATCATCAACAAATACTTGAAGCGCTTTCCGCAGTTAAAATAGACGAAATTAGTAGTCGTAAAGAAGCTGAAGAGGAGATTAAACCTATAATAGCAGAGCCTGGAGTTAGACAGTTTTTGCTTAAAAATTTGAAGCGAAGTGATGATAATAAAGGTTTTGCCTGGAAGCTTAACCTACCTGTCATTCGCGACAAAATAGAAAATATAGGCAAGGCTGTTGATGACTCTAAAGCAATAGAAAAAGACGTACTCTTTATCAGTGGAGCTAAAAGTAATTACATTAAAAAGGGGGATGAGGACCTGATTCACAAAATTTTCCCTTCAGCAAAAATTGTTACTATTGAGGATGCCGGACATTGGGTTCATGCTGAACAGCCCAAACGCTTATTAGAAGAGGTTTTATCTTTTCTGTAAAATCAACTGAATTTTTTTATCAGGTACAGAATTAGAGAAATTACAATACTTAAAAGAATACTGGTAGCCAGTGGAAAGTAAATAGTGAAGTTTTTCTTTTTGATAGTAATGTCTCCGGGTAAGCGCCCGATTGAAG
This window of the Porifericola rhodea genome carries:
- a CDS encoding alpha/beta fold hydrolase, with translation MELHFRSMGEGQPMVILHGVFGTSDNLQTLGKQLAEKYQVYLVDQRNHGASPHSEEFSYEAMAEDLHHLIQKQQLENPIILGHSMGGKVAMFYATQYPEEFDKLIVVDIAPKAYPVHHQQILEALSAVKIDEISSRKEAEEEIKPIIAEPGVRQFLLKNLKRSDDNKGFAWKLNLPVIRDKIENIGKAVDDSKAIEKDVLFISGAKSNYIKKGDEDLIHKIFPSAKIVTIEDAGHWVHAEQPKRLLEEVLSFL
- a CDS encoding DUF2905 domain-containing protein, coding for MQNDLSQIGKILIIMGLLTVGLGVALYFSDRFPSIGRLPGDITIKKKNFTIYFPLATSILLSIVISLILYLIKKFS